One window of the Synergistaceae bacterium genome contains the following:
- a CDS encoding tripartite tricarboxylate transporter substrate binding protein, which produces MKRITAVLCVLFLLVLVPAAYAAYPEKPIHVVNYVGPGGLMDVTSRKFVSIAAKYTDATFVVENKEGAGGLIGMQAVLEQPADGYTVFAATTSNIAKVLTSKKDVDEYVWGFEWIALIMRDPECLIAAKDTELNNWEAIFKDAQEKKGAQLWTGPAAGGNDHLMSMKVWDKAGMSAKWIPYATGPEAMMGLLSGQGVVYVGNPADIGGREGFNIVAIARKERLEMFPDAPTFIELGIEGLDDEIMWRGFAMKKGSPEEAMVWWEDLLKQVAKDPEWIAYLEKDGIDVVDHGRAEFNAQVQRDVENFEFYLKKFGLVK; this is translated from the coding sequence ATGAAACGTATTACTGCGGTTCTGTGTGTTCTGTTCCTGTTGGTTCTGGTCCCGGCGGCTTACGCCGCTTATCCTGAAAAGCCGATACACGTGGTCAACTACGTTGGCCCCGGTGGGCTGATGGACGTGACCAGCAGAAAGTTTGTCTCCATAGCGGCCAAGTACACGGACGCGACCTTCGTGGTGGAGAACAAGGAGGGCGCGGGAGGCCTCATAGGAATGCAGGCCGTGCTGGAGCAGCCTGCAGACGGCTACACCGTATTCGCCGCAACGACCTCGAATATCGCGAAGGTCCTCACTTCGAAGAAGGATGTCGACGAGTACGTATGGGGCTTCGAGTGGATCGCCCTGATCATGCGCGACCCCGAGTGCCTCATCGCCGCGAAGGACACTGAGCTGAACAACTGGGAGGCCATATTCAAGGATGCGCAGGAGAAGAAGGGCGCTCAGCTGTGGACGGGTCCCGCCGCTGGTGGAAACGACCACCTCATGTCCATGAAGGTCTGGGACAAGGCGGGGATGAGCGCCAAGTGGATACCCTACGCCACCGGCCCCGAGGCTATGATGGGCCTTCTAAGCGGACAGGGCGTCGTCTACGTCGGCAACCCTGCGGATATCGGAGGCCGCGAGGGGTTCAACATCGTCGCGATAGCCAGGAAGGAGCGCCTCGAGATGTTCCCCGACGCCCCCACGTTCATAGAGCTTGGCATCGAGGGGCTGGATGACGAGATCATGTGGCGCGGTTTCGCCATGAAGAAGGGCTCTCCCGAGGAGGCCATGGTCTGGTGGGAGGATCTGCTCAAGCAGGTCGCCAAGGATCCGGAGTGGATCGCCTACCTCGAGAAGGACGGGATAGACGTCGTCGACCACGGTCGCGCCGAGTTCAACGCCCAGGTTCAGAGGGATGTCGAGAACTTCGAGTTCTACCTCAAGAAGTTCGGCCTTGTGAAGTAG
- a CDS encoding Ppx/GppA family phosphatase — MESLRAVIDVGTNSIKFHVARKGQDGALETVSDKNDIARLGEGLRETGRIGDEPLERNAAAVAGFVEESRSLGVQSPEIVGTMALRTASNAADFIARVKELTGLTLRVIEGGEEARLSYLAVLSGLPVGDDKLVVFDTGGGSTEFIFGEGGEIRKKFSLPIGAVRITEEFFKEDPVRDGSVEEGLARIGKDLAEGGALDSDCVLVGLGGTVTSLASVKLRMEAYDPDLVQGSILSLDDVNEMIEMFASKTLEERRAVVGLQPKRADVILAGACIVRALLEAFHVDSFTVSDRGLRHGLAYELFSR; from the coding sequence ATGGAGTCGCTCAGGGCCGTCATAGACGTCGGCACGAACTCGATCAAGTTTCATGTCGCAAGGAAGGGGCAGGATGGCGCTCTGGAGACGGTGTCGGACAAAAACGACATAGCGAGGCTCGGCGAGGGCCTTCGCGAGACCGGCAGGATCGGTGACGAACCTCTTGAGCGGAACGCGGCGGCCGTGGCTGGGTTTGTCGAAGAATCCCGTTCTCTGGGCGTGCAATCTCCCGAGATAGTTGGGACGATGGCCCTTCGGACAGCGTCCAATGCAGCCGACTTCATAGCACGGGTGAAGGAGTTGACGGGGTTGACCCTCCGTGTGATAGAGGGGGGGGAGGAGGCTCGTCTGTCTTACCTGGCAGTCCTGTCCGGGCTGCCTGTCGGCGACGACAAGCTCGTGGTATTCGACACGGGGGGTGGAAGCACGGAGTTCATCTTCGGTGAAGGAGGGGAGATCAGGAAGAAGTTCAGCCTTCCGATCGGCGCCGTCCGTATCACCGAGGAGTTCTTCAAGGAGGATCCGGTTCGCGACGGCTCGGTCGAGGAGGGGCTTGCGAGGATCGGGAAGGACCTTGCCGAAGGAGGAGCCTTGGACTCGGACTGCGTCTTGGTAGGTCTGGGAGGCACGGTCACCAGCTTGGCATCCGTGAAGCTACGGATGGAGGCGTACGACCCCGACTTGGTCCAGGGATCGATCTTGAGTCTCGACGATGTAAATGAGATGATCGAAATGTTCGCATCCAAGACGTTGGAAGAGCGCCGTGCGGTGGTTGGGCTGCAACCAAAGCGTGCGGATGTCATCCTTGCGGGAGCATGCATAGTCCGCGCCCTTCTCGAGGCCTTCCATGTCGACTCTTTCACGGTGAGCGACAGGGGCTTGCGTCACGGCCTCGCTTACGAGCTGTTCTCGAGATAG